A single genomic interval of Antechinus flavipes isolate AdamAnt ecotype Samford, QLD, Australia chromosome 1, AdamAnt_v2, whole genome shotgun sequence harbors:
- the LOC127544874 gene encoding general transcription factor IIF subunit 1-like encodes MTTLGTSSQTVTEYVVRVPKNNLKRYNIMAFNAADKVNFSTWHQAKMERDLSNKKIYQEEEMPESGAGSEFNRKLRDEARRKKYGIVLKAFKAEDQPWLLKVNGKTGRRFKGVKKGGVTENTSYYIFTQCPDGAFEAFPVHNWYNFTPLARHRTLTAEEAEEEWERRNKVLNHFSIMQQRRLKDQDHDEDEDEHKEKKSRKKPSELRIHDLEDDLEMSSEDSNSSGEEGEKVPKSKKKAAASRGGKKKKKKGSDDEAFEDSDDGDFEGQEVDYMSDGSSSSEEEAVGKTKVVQQEEDGPKGIDEESESSEESEEEKPPEEEEKEEEDKKVPNPQEKKRRKGDSSEESDTSEESDIDNEASSALFMTKKKTPPKRERKASGSSSRGNSRPSTPSVDSGSTSSTLRAAASKLEQGKRQTGPSDTPAAKRLRLDAGPQSISGKSTPQPQSGKSTPSSGDVQVTEDAVRRYLTRKPMTTKDLLKKFQTKKTGLSSDQTVNVLAQILKRLNPERKMINDKMHFSLKE; translated from the exons ATGACGACCTTG ggGACCAGCAGCCAGACTGTGACCGAATATGTCGTTCGAGTTCCCAA GAACAACCTCAAGAGGTACAATATTATGGCTTTCAATGCAGCTGACAAAGTCAACTTCTCCACCTGGCACCAG GCCAAGATGGAACGGGATCTGAGCAACAAGAAGATCTAtcaggaggaagagatgccaGAGTCTGGGGCTGGCAGTGAGTTTAACCGGAAGCTCCGGGATGAGGCCAGGAGGAAGAAGTACGGCATCGTTCTCAAGGCCTTCAAGGCTGAAGACCAGCCCTGGCTACTCAAAGTCAACGGCAAAACAGGCAGAAG GTTCAAAGGAGTGAAGAAGGGCGGGGTGACAGAAAACACCTCGTACTACATCTTCACCCAGTGCCCCGACGGGGCCTTCGAAGCCTTCCCCGTGCACAACTGGTACAACTTCACTCCTCTGGCGCGGCACCGGACGCTCACCGCCGAGGAGGCCGAGGAGGAATGGGAAAG GAGGAACAAAGTCCTGAACCACTTCAGCATCATGCAGCAGCGGCGGCTGAAGGACCAGGACCACGACGAGGATGAGGATGAGCATAAAGAGAAGAAGAGCCGGAAGAAGCCCAGTGAGCTCCGCATCCACGACCTGGAGGACGACCTGGAGATGAGCTCTGAGGACAGCAACAGCAGTGGGGAGGAGG GAGAGAAGGTCCCCAAGAGCAAGAAGAAGGCAGCTGCCTCCAGGGGgggcaagaagaagaagaagaagggctCTGATGATGAGGCCTTTGAGGACAGCGATGATGGGGACTTTGAGGGCCAGGAGGTGGACTACATGTCAGATGGCTCCAG CAGCTCTGAGGAGGAGGCAGTAGGGAAAACCAAGGTGGTCCAGCAGGAGGAGGACGGCCCTAAAG GCattgatgaggaaagtgaaagcAGTGAGGAGAGTGAGGAGGAGAAGCCCCccgaggaggaggagaaggaggaagaagataagaagGTCCCCAACCCgcaggagaagaagaggaggaaag GAGACAGCAGCGAGGAGTCGGACACCTCCGAGGAGAGCGACATCGACAACGAGGCGTCCTCGGCCCTCTTCATGACC AAGAAGAAGACTCCCCCCAAGAGGGAGCGGAAGGCCTCGGGCAGCAGCTCCAGGGGCAACAGCCGCCCGAGCACTCCCAGCGTGGACAGCGGCAGCACGTCCTCCACCCTGCGGGCAGCCGCCAGCAAGCTGGAGCAAG GGAAGCGGCAGACGGGACCCAGTGATACGCCCGCCGCCAAGCGCCTGAGGCTGGATGCCGGGCCCCAGAGCATCTCGGGGAAATCCACGCCCCAGCCTCAGTCCGGCAAGTCCACGCCCAGCAGTGG TGATGTGCAGGTGACAGAGGACGCGGTCAGGCGCTACCTGACCCGAAAGCCCATGACCACCAAGGACCTGCTGAAGAAGTTCCAGACCAAGAAGACGGGGCTCAGCAGCGACCAGACAGTCAACGTGCTGGCCCAGATCTTGAAGCGCCTCAACCCGGAGCGCAAGATGATCAATGACAAGATGCACTTCTCCCTCAAGGAGTGA